The Candidatus Beckwithbacteria bacterium sequence ACGGCCATGAGCAATATAAAACTCTTCGTCACCAAGATTAACGGGGAAATAATCATCCTTCATTTGAGCAGCTATTTCAGCTGTAGTTTGAATGTAGTACTGCGGATGATCCTTGACCCATTTATGGTCTAAAGCCGTATGATTGGGTACAAAATCCAAAACTACTCCAATACCTAGCTTGTGTAGTTTTTCCCGGACTTGATCAAGTTCATTCCAGTCACCTAAATTTGGGTTGATGTCATAATCCCGGATGGCATATGGTGAGCCAATTACATCTTCTTGGGTCCAATCTGGCAAAGCTTGGTAATAATCTTCATGCAAATATGTTAGCGAAGCTGAAACACTGACACCCAATCTGGTTGGTTTCCAGATTCCCATTAGCCAAAGATAGTCAAAACCTAGGTCTTTGAAACGTTGCCAATACTTATCAGGAATCTGATTGAGCGTGATAGACTTACCGATTTCTTTGGTAATTTCTCTCAGCCAAACACGAGTATTAATTTCATACAAAGTAGGATTGGGGCGAAATTTCATGGGCAGTTGTTCTCAAAAATGAATTAGGATATTATTGTCAAATACTATTAAAGCAAATCTAGCTATGAAACCGCAAACCCTAATTGCTTTTGCTGCTACTTTATTATTAACCGCTTGTTCTGTTTCAGTGACTGATGCAGACCAAGTTCCCAGTCCAAGCCCAAAGGAGATACCTATGAGTCAAGCACCAGCCATGCAAATTGATGCAGAAAAAAATTACACCGCTATTTTAAAAACTGATAAAGGCGATATTACAATTGCTTTAAATGCTAAAGCTACACCAATTACCGTCAATAATTTTGTTAGTCTTGCTAAAAAAGGTTTTTATGATGGTACAAATTTTCACCGGGTAGTTGAAGGTTTTATGATCCAAGGCGGTGATCCTAGCGGGAATGGGACTGGCGGACCAGGCTATCAATTTGATGATGAATCGTTTGAAGGTGAGTACACTCGTGGAACTGTAGCAATGGCTAATGCTGGTCCAAATACTAATGGTAGCCAATTTTTCATCATGCATCAGGATTATGATTTACCAAAAAATTATGTGATTTTTGGTAAAGTTACTGACGGTATGGATATAGTTGACCAAATTGCCACCTCAGAAGTGACAGCTGGAGCCGGGGGAGAACTTTCTAAGCCACTTTCTCCAACTCTTGTTCAGACTGTAAAAATTGTTGAGAACTAGGCTTCTCTGGAGCAGGGATTAGAGTTGCTTGAATACCATGAAGTTCTAAAAAGGAAACAATAACTTGGCTCCAATACTTTACTAAAACGAGTTTTTGAGCTGTAGTAAATCGATCATACTTAGTTCTTTTGCTTACTATTTCTTTAAGAAATTCGTATTTGAGCTTTATATCTTTAAATTGCTCTAGAATTTTTACATCATTTATAAAATGAATTTGTTTTAGCGCCATTAAAAGACCACCTAGTGAATTTAATGTCATTCTATTGTTTGCAAGAGCATCTTCGGGTTGAGGAGATTGTTGATGCCGCCATGTTAGACGCGCTTGATGATTTCCTGCAAGATTATCTGAAATTAAACACGAACTCAGAAAAGTACATAACATATTAATTCCTGGATAGTTACTTTTACCCTGAAAACAATATCCTCTATCATGGATAACTAAACCCACTTTATCAGGATCAGCAAAATCTGAATATTCTATTTCCCCATGATCGCTTAAATATGACTCTGGTCTATTTCCAGTATTTGCGTTTGCTATTGCCTCAAGCATAAAACTTTTTCTTTTTTATAAATTTATAAAATAATTATGGTTTATCTTGTTCTAGGGCCTTTTTTAAGCCTTCTAAAAACCCGCTTGAATTAGCTGAATTTTGGATAACAGTGCATCCAAAAACTTGTTCAAGTATATCTTTTACTAGTTGAGTAGTTTCTTGACACCATTCTTCCTGAGTCCTCTCTTCTCTTTTTCCTCTAAAACCCTCTCTAAAATTATTGATCCTTTCCAATAACTCTGGATATTTTTCAGAAATTTCATTTAAAAAACCTGGCTCAGTCTCCTCAATTACATTAATTCCAGCTAATAATACAGATATAGAGTTTGTCTTTATGCGATTTTTTTGAAGATAGGTTTGTAAAGTAGGAAATGTATTTAATGTTTTAAAAAAAACTTCTCTCTTAGCTTGTGATGGAAAATCATCAGCAAAATAAGGTTTTTCTAGAAAACGAATCAGGTTTTTTTTAAACATA is a genomic window containing:
- a CDS encoding peptidylprolyl isomerase — its product is MQIDAEKNYTAILKTDKGDITIALNAKATPITVNNFVSLAKKGFYDGTNFHRVVEGFMIQGGDPSGNGTGGPGYQFDDESFEGEYTRGTVAMANAGPNTNGSQFFIMHQDYDLPKNYVIFGKVTDGMDIVDQIATSEVTAGAGGELSKPLSPTLVQTVKIVEN